A region from the Triticum urartu cultivar G1812 chromosome 1, Tu2.1, whole genome shotgun sequence genome encodes:
- the LOC125510550 gene encoding NADH-ubiquinone oxidoreductase chain 4-like: MNLVTIGMFSRNIQGIGGSILLMLSHGLVSSALFLCVGVLYDRHKTRLVRYYGGLVSTMPNFSTIFFFFTLANMSLPGTSSFIGEFLILVGAFQRNSLVATLAALGMILGAAYSLWLYNRVVSGNLKPDFLYKFSDLNCREVSIFLPFLVGVVRMGVHPKVFPDCMHTSVSNLVQHGKFH, translated from the exons ATGAATTTGGTGACTATTGGTATGTTTAGTCGG AACATACAGGGAATTGGAGGTAGCATTTTACTTATGTTAAGTCATGGACTGGTTTCTTCAGCCCTTTTTCTATGTGTTGGTGTTCTATATGACCGACATAAGACTCGACTTGTTAGATATTATGGAGGTTTAGTGAGCACCATGCCGAATTTCTCTACCATTTTCTTCTTTTTCACTTTAGCCAATATGAGTTTACCCGGCACTAGCAGCTTTATCGGGGAATTTCTAATCTTAGTAGGAGCTTTCCAAAGAAATAGCTTAGTAGCCACATTAGCTGCGCTTGGGATGATTTTAGGCGCGGCGTATTCCCTTTGGCTATATAATCGTGTGGTTTCTGGAAATTTAAAACCCGATTTCCTCTATAAATTCTCCGATCTAAATTGCAGAGAAGTTTCCATATTTCTACCTTTTCTTGTTGGAG TTGTTCGGATGGGTGTTCACCCCAAAGTGTTCCCGGACTGCATGCATACATCCGTAAGTAACTTAGTGCAACATGGCAAATTTCATTGA